The following proteins come from a genomic window of Proteiniphilum propionicum:
- a CDS encoding DUF1896 domain-containing protein: MTTTKTTTTKDEREDLSYFTLTLQSFLNESFPELANDKTFIEERSELAAQTYADALLAGHTHPEASELSNEVLYEGLHFSKFDMLFKVICNEFDSQMPDDELRPFAMKMYPLCTDVFSKYSTNEPEFADSADYELLYTELTGTVAIHIEENGLW; encoded by the coding sequence ATGACAACAACAAAAACCACCACTACGAAAGACGAGCGTGAAGACCTGTCCTATTTCACGCTCACATTGCAATCTTTCCTGAACGAAAGTTTTCCCGAGTTGGCAAACGACAAAACGTTTATCGAAGAACGTTCCGAGCTAGCCGCACAAACTTACGCCGATGCACTTCTGGCAGGACATACACATCCCGAAGCATCGGAACTTTCCAATGAAGTACTCTATGAAGGACTGCACTTCTCCAAATTCGATATGCTGTTCAAGGTTATCTGCAACGAGTTTGACAGCCAAATGCCGGATGACGAACTGCGACCGTTCGCAATGAAAATGTATCCGCTTTGCACGGATGTTTTCAGCAAATATTCCACGAACGAACCGGAATTTGCCGACAGTGCCGATTACGAGTTGCTTTACACCGAACTCACGGGAACCGTAGCCATCCATATCGAAGAGAATGGCTTATGGTAA
- a CDS encoding helix-turn-helix domain-containing protein, translated as MDRLIDRFDLIDEKLERLIKKKTCLDGEDLLDNQDMLQVLKISHRTLQRFRSSGELPFFKMNGKIYYKLSDVNRFIREVFEGNSGRCAKQRQIEPRTDKKR; from the coding sequence ATGGATCGACTAATCGACCGTTTCGACTTGATCGACGAGAAATTGGAACGGCTCATCAAGAAAAAAACGTGTCTCGACGGCGAAGATTTATTGGATAATCAGGATATGCTTCAAGTGCTTAAAATCAGTCATCGCACCTTGCAACGCTTTCGTTCGTCCGGCGAACTGCCTTTCTTTAAAATGAACGGTAAAATCTACTACAAACTATCCGATGTAAATCGATTCATTCGTGAAGTATTCGAAGGCAATTCGGGACGATGCGCCAAACAACGCCAAATAGAGCCACGAACGGACAAAAAACGGTAA
- a CDS encoding bifunctional DNA primase/helicase, with protein sequence MITKSAILAATQNGLNVFKHYIPFDFKLGKNFKNPFYDDKNASCNVYYDRHNLCFKIKDFGNPDYSGDCFAFVAQIKGLDVRRDFLQVVQSINLDLNLCLDEKPDNFIPQTNFKKKSKTQSVSTSNFQKIKPVSDHIIKTIAKPYEFTEKAFSQSELAFWKTFCISEKTLNYFRVRSLSEFKSVNKDNETYELQATINEPIFGYIGESYVKLYRPKSRLRFLYGGQIPANYCFGLRQLPNRGDILFITGGEKDVMSLYAKGFHAVCFNSETSHIPPDIIEMLAHRFKHIILLYDSDETGLSASEKHLAVLEKYNIQRLVLPLAGNKTEKDISDYFAKGNGRDDFQRLIIDLLNTKYAQTMTLIKSCEVDFYNPPELTENIVSVNEVPLGTQGNLFCITGGEGTGKSNYASAIAAGTLAEDGFEVDSLGLDVQANRNGKAVLLYDTEQSENQLYKNTTLLLRRAGRKSKPEWLKAYYLTAMSRRERLQSIQDSMDYYHHFFGGIQLVIIDGVADLVRSTNDETESIAVVEELYRLAGIYRTCIICVLHFVPNSFKLRGHLGSELQRKAAAILSIEKDTQNPEFSVVKTLKVREGSPLDVPLMQFSWDKHKGMHVYRGEKPQKEKEKRKEVELTALAKEILADKKRFTYSELLQEIELLMDVKERTAKSYIRFMSENGIVVKDSANTAYYILGKL encoded by the coding sequence ATGATTACCAAATCCGCCATTTTAGCAGCGACGCAAAACGGTTTAAACGTTTTCAAACACTATATTCCGTTTGATTTCAAGCTGGGAAAAAACTTCAAAAATCCCTTTTATGACGATAAAAACGCTTCCTGCAATGTTTATTACGACCGACATAATCTCTGCTTTAAAATAAAAGATTTCGGTAATCCCGATTATTCCGGCGACTGTTTTGCATTTGTCGCCCAAATCAAAGGATTGGATGTTCGCCGGGATTTTTTGCAAGTGGTACAAAGTATCAACCTTGATCTAAACCTCTGTTTAGATGAAAAACCGGACAACTTCATACCACAGACAAACTTTAAGAAAAAAAGTAAAACTCAATCTGTATCGACATCAAATTTTCAAAAAATTAAACCTGTATCCGATCATATCATAAAAACCATTGCCAAACCTTATGAGTTTACCGAAAAAGCCTTTTCACAAAGTGAACTTGCCTTTTGGAAAACCTTCTGCATCAGCGAGAAAACATTAAACTATTTTCGAGTAAGATCCCTTTCCGAATTTAAATCCGTAAATAAAGACAATGAAACTTACGAGCTTCAAGCAACTATCAACGAACCGATATTCGGTTACATCGGAGAAAGCTACGTAAAATTATATCGTCCCAAATCCAGACTTCGTTTTCTATACGGCGGACAAATACCCGCGAACTATTGTTTCGGACTGCGACAACTGCCCAATCGTGGAGATATTCTGTTCATAACAGGTGGCGAAAAAGACGTGATGAGCCTTTATGCCAAAGGATTTCATGCCGTCTGTTTCAACAGCGAAACATCGCACATTCCGCCCGACATCATCGAGATGCTTGCTCACCGTTTCAAACATATTATCCTATTATACGACAGCGATGAAACGGGACTTTCCGCATCGGAAAAACACCTTGCCGTCTTAGAAAAATACAACATACAACGTTTAGTGCTGCCTCTTGCAGGTAATAAAACGGAAAAAGACATATCCGACTATTTTGCCAAAGGAAACGGTAGAGACGATTTCCAACGACTTATCATCGATCTGCTCAACACAAAATACGCACAAACCATGACACTGATAAAATCCTGCGAAGTGGATTTTTATAATCCGCCCGAACTGACCGAAAACATCGTCAGCGTGAATGAGGTTCCGCTCGGCACGCAAGGCAACCTTTTCTGCATCACCGGTGGCGAAGGTACCGGAAAAAGCAATTACGCGTCGGCCATAGCAGCCGGAACTTTGGCGGAAGACGGTTTTGAAGTCGATTCATTAGGCTTGGATGTGCAAGCAAACAGGAACGGTAAAGCCGTGTTGCTCTACGATACCGAACAATCGGAAAATCAACTCTATAAAAACACAACTTTGCTGCTCAGAAGAGCCGGACGAAAAAGCAAACCCGAATGGCTGAAAGCCTATTACCTCACTGCAATGTCCCGCAGGGAGCGGCTGCAATCCATTCAAGACAGCATGGACTATTATCACCATTTTTTCGGCGGCATCCAATTGGTCATCATCGACGGCGTAGCCGATCTTGTCCGAAGCACCAACGATGAAACCGAAAGCATTGCCGTGGTGGAAGAACTGTATCGATTAGCCGGAATTTACCGTACCTGCATCATCTGTGTGCTGCATTTCGTTCCGAATAGTTTTAAACTTAGGGGACATCTCGGTTCCGAGTTACAACGCAAAGCGGCTGCCATTCTATCTATCGAAAAAGACACACAGAATCCTGAATTTTCAGTGGTAAAAACACTTAAAGTGCGGGAAGGAAGTCCTTTGGATGTGCCTTTGATGCAGTTCTCGTGGGATAAACACAAGGGAATGCACGTTTATCGTGGAGAAAAGCCACAAAAAGAAAAGGAGAAACGCAAGGAAGTGGAATTAACCGCTCTTGCCAAAGAGATTTTAGCAGACAAAAAACGATTTACCTATTCCGAGCTATTACAGGAAATAGAACTGCTGATGGACGTGAAAGAACGGACAGCCAAAAGCTACATCCGATTTATGTCGGAAAACGGAATAGTGGTAAAAGACAGTGCCAACACGGCTTATTACATATTAGGCAAACTTTAA
- a CDS encoding DUF3945 domain-containing protein: MNVNDYPETEHPALADIIGDDYSEKNGMNEQNPARNIAHSDEFSETLLVFDQEKQTLQAVKELDKNGKLKTVDPTQENNPDFIRLDKNGDFLSNFYSNFVAQLKDPTRFRVFKIPIPKISFLAETIKSILKDPTPAGNAMLEKYEVKNENLKQNISPDKIQQKGPENTTHSQNKETMDTTSNASDYRYKVEDIDWGTLEKMGVSQEKLQKMNVMDDLLRGFKTNQLIPISLNLGTVITRSEARLSLQPDEDGNTVVAMHGVRKDVNVHQPFFGHEFTPEDKENLLKHGNMGRIVMLENRKTGEQIPSVISVDRLTNELIALSADKIKIPDEIKGVKLTDEQKQTLQEGKPLYLEGMISRKGTEFNATVQFNADKRYVEFMFDREQFKQNRQAQENGEAPRFIRGKELSDEQYEKFKSGQTIYVDDLVDKKGKTYKGYLTFNVEKGKTEFSFGNPNKQKKAAKQSAQPDEASKVQKTVNSDGKTNEATKNIKEPLEKGQTKPTEKQVEKQEKEEEKQQKKSRGRKM, encoded by the coding sequence ATGAATGTAAACGACTATCCCGAAACAGAACATCCTGCACTAGCAGATATCATCGGTGATGACTATTCAGAAAAAAACGGCATGAACGAACAAAATCCTGCAAGAAACATTGCACATTCAGACGAATTCTCGGAAACCCTTCTTGTTTTCGACCAAGAAAAACAGACGCTTCAAGCGGTTAAAGAGCTTGACAAAAACGGAAAACTCAAAACCGTAGATCCGACCCAAGAGAACAATCCCGACTTTATCCGATTGGATAAAAACGGCGACTTCTTATCCAATTTTTACAGCAATTTCGTAGCCCAACTCAAAGATCCGACACGTTTTAGGGTGTTTAAAATACCTATCCCTAAAATAAGTTTTTTAGCGGAAACCATCAAAAGTATCCTGAAAGACCCTACCCCCGCCGGCAATGCCATGTTGGAAAAATACGAAGTAAAAAACGAAAATTTAAAACAAAACATCAGTCCGGATAAAATTCAACAAAAAGGTCCGGAAAATACTACTCATTCACAAAATAAAGAGACAATGGACACAACAAGCAATGCTTCCGATTATCGCTACAAGGTAGAAGATATCGATTGGGGAACACTCGAAAAAATGGGTGTCAGCCAAGAAAAACTGCAAAAAATGAATGTAATGGATGACCTGTTGAGAGGTTTTAAGACCAATCAATTGATACCGATTTCTCTTAATCTGGGGACGGTCATTACCCGCAGTGAAGCCCGATTATCGTTACAACCCGATGAAGACGGCAACACCGTGGTTGCCATGCACGGCGTTCGCAAAGATGTCAATGTGCATCAACCCTTTTTCGGACACGAGTTTACGCCGGAAGACAAGGAGAATCTGCTTAAACACGGCAATATGGGACGTATCGTGATGTTGGAAAACAGAAAAACAGGCGAACAAATCCCTTCCGTTATCAGCGTGGACAGACTTACCAATGAACTTATCGCTTTGAGTGCTGACAAAATCAAAATTCCCGATGAAATTAAAGGAGTAAAACTTACCGATGAACAAAAACAGACCTTACAGGAGGGCAAACCGCTCTATTTGGAAGGAATGATTTCTCGAAAAGGAACGGAATTTAACGCTACCGTACAGTTCAATGCTGATAAGCGTTACGTGGAATTTATGTTTGATCGTGAACAATTCAAACAAAACCGTCAGGCACAGGAAAACGGCGAAGCGCCACGCTTTATTCGCGGAAAAGAACTGAGCGATGAGCAGTACGAAAAATTCAAGTCGGGACAGACCATTTATGTAGATGATTTGGTAGATAAAAAGGGAAAGACCTACAAAGGTTATCTAACCTTTAACGTTGAAAAAGGAAAAACGGAATTTTCATTCGGTAATCCCAATAAACAGAAAAAAGCCGCCAAACAATCCGCTCAACCCGACGAAGCTTCCAAAGTACAAAAAACAGTTAATTCAGACGGGAAAACCAATGAAGCGACAAAAAACATCAAGGAACCCTTAGAAAAAGGACAAACAAAACCGACGGAAAAGCAGGTTGAAAAACAAGAAAAGGAAGAAGAAAAACAGCAAAAAAAATCACGGGGAAGAAAAATGTAA
- a CDS encoding Fic family protein has translation MKNQVHSLFVEINWQLISRISQIDRFDAQWTNIEKREGQSLKQLKSIATVRSVGASTRIEGAKLSDKEVEILLENIDITKLEDRDSQEVVGYFNVLDLISDAYSDIEITENGLKNLHNLLMKHSEKDAWHKGNYKQFSNAVEARLPDGTRQLIFQTTPEGFPTQEAMRSLVNWYNSDNETHPLVKSALFAYEFVSIHPFQDGNGRLSRLISTLLLLKNGYKWIQYVSLEHEIESRKTEYYNVLRSCQSQRPNEDISEWISFFFSALLNIQQQLIRKLDYQGLKSALSPRENSILMFIENNPGCKRSEIVQRLNIPAPTVKRILADFVQKKLIHKYGLGAGTNYALK, from the coding sequence ATGAAAAATCAAGTACATTCACTATTCGTTGAAATCAATTGGCAGTTAATCAGTCGAATAAGTCAAATTGATCGTTTTGATGCTCAATGGACAAACATTGAGAAACGAGAAGGACAAAGTCTAAAACAACTCAAATCTATTGCTACCGTGCGAAGTGTTGGGGCTTCTACTCGTATTGAAGGCGCTAAACTTTCAGATAAAGAGGTTGAAATATTATTGGAAAATATAGACATTACTAAATTAGAAGATCGAGATTCGCAGGAGGTGGTTGGTTATTTTAACGTGTTGGATTTAATATCAGATGCTTATTCGGATATTGAAATAACCGAAAATGGGCTGAAAAATCTACATAATTTGCTGATGAAACATAGTGAGAAAGACGCTTGGCACAAAGGCAATTATAAACAATTCAGCAACGCGGTTGAAGCAAGACTACCCGACGGAACAAGGCAGTTGATTTTTCAAACCACGCCCGAAGGCTTTCCGACACAGGAAGCTATGCGAAGTTTAGTCAATTGGTATAATTCGGATAACGAAACTCATCCGTTGGTAAAAAGCGCCTTGTTTGCTTATGAGTTTGTAAGTATACACCCATTTCAAGATGGTAACGGACGATTAAGCCGACTAATCTCAACGCTTTTATTGCTTAAAAACGGTTACAAATGGATACAATATGTTAGTCTTGAACACGAAATAGAAAGCCGGAAAACAGAATACTACAATGTTTTGAGAAGTTGTCAATCGCAACGCCCGAACGAAGATATATCCGAATGGATCAGTTTCTTTTTCAGTGCATTATTGAATATTCAACAGCAACTAATTAGAAAGTTAGACTATCAAGGACTGAAATCGGCATTATCTCCACGTGAAAATTCAATATTGATGTTTATTGAAAATAATCCCGGATGCAAAAGAAGTGAAATCGTTCAACGTTTGAATATTCCGGCGCCGACGGTAAAACGAATTTTGGCAGATTTCGTTCAGAAGAAATTAATTCATAAATACGGTCTTGGTGCAGGAACAAATTATGCACTAAAATAA
- the topB gene encoding type IA DNA topoisomerase, with the protein MLKVIIAEKPSVARAIAHVLGISGQQDGYIGGSTVDTVVTWAIGHLVTLAMPEDYGFSGFKRENLPILPEPFRLIPRQTKKGKETDADAGALKQLNVIKKLFDQCNEIIVATDAGREGELIFRLIYKYLNCQKPFKRLWISSLTDKAIKNGFENLKNGSEFDYLYQAARSRSQADWLVGINASQALSITAGNGVYSLGRVQTPTLAMICKRYSEHKNFQTQTYFQIQVEAEVERKTLKMLSDDKFEEKASGQETVEIVRRNKLEITEVDTRTVREEPPLLYDLTGLQKDANKRLNLSADETLAIAQSLYEKKFISYPRTGSRYISEDIWEEIPALVETLLVYTPLKEQAKRLLKNRLNKLGVNDLKVTDHHALLITDNTVSGLSTKEESIYKLIASRILETFSAPCVKEVTTLKARSREFQFSSRGVDVIETGWRGVNGMFDNENSEEPEISLPYVEKGEKHAVQSAQLLEKQTKPKPLHTEASLLSAMEHAGKELENEDERKAIRESGIGTPATRASIIETLFSRDYIERRKKSLVPTAKGLKVYEAVKEKRIADVAMTGMWENTLLKIENGEIPFETFDKSIAIYSKQITEELLAMDFPKDEKERTVCPKCQKAAVKLFEKVAKCSDETCGWLLFRNICGKTLSEKDIKAILTNKKSSLLKGLKSKAEKTFDAYIVLKDDGSTEFEFPTRPSPTPRKRG; encoded by the coding sequence ATGCTAAAAGTTATCATAGCAGAAAAACCGAGCGTGGCGAGAGCCATAGCCCACGTGTTGGGTATTTCCGGTCAGCAAGACGGGTACATCGGCGGAAGCACCGTCGATACCGTTGTAACGTGGGCAATCGGTCATTTGGTTACCTTGGCTATGCCCGAAGATTATGGTTTTTCGGGTTTCAAACGAGAAAACCTGCCCATTTTGCCAGAGCCGTTCCGACTTATTCCCCGCCAAACCAAAAAAGGTAAAGAAACCGATGCCGATGCGGGGGCTTTAAAACAACTGAACGTTATCAAAAAATTGTTTGACCAATGCAACGAAATCATCGTTGCCACCGATGCCGGACGAGAAGGCGAGTTGATATTTAGACTGATTTACAAGTACCTGAACTGCCAAAAGCCTTTTAAGCGTTTGTGGATAAGTTCGCTGACGGACAAAGCCATTAAAAACGGTTTCGAGAACCTGAAAAACGGCAGTGAGTTTGATTATCTCTATCAAGCCGCTCGTTCACGTTCGCAAGCCGATTGGCTGGTAGGCATCAATGCGTCGCAAGCATTGAGCATTACAGCCGGAAACGGAGTCTATTCACTCGGAAGGGTGCAGACTCCAACTTTGGCGATGATTTGTAAACGGTATTCGGAACACAAAAACTTTCAAACGCAAACCTATTTTCAAATACAGGTAGAAGCGGAAGTCGAACGCAAAACGCTCAAAATGCTTTCGGACGACAAGTTTGAAGAGAAGGCATCGGGACAGGAGACCGTCGAAATTGTCCGTCGTAATAAGTTGGAAATAACGGAAGTCGATACTCGGACAGTGCGGGAAGAACCACCTTTATTGTACGATTTAACCGGACTACAAAAAGATGCCAACAAAAGGCTCAATCTTTCGGCAGACGAGACACTTGCCATTGCACAGTCGCTTTACGAAAAGAAGTTTATCAGCTATCCGCGTACCGGAAGCCGTTATATCAGCGAAGATATTTGGGAAGAAATTCCTGCTTTGGTGGAAACGCTTTTGGTTTATACTCCGCTTAAAGAACAGGCTAAACGGCTTTTGAAAAATAGGCTAAACAAGCTGGGTGTAAACGATTTGAAAGTAACGGACCACCACGCCTTGCTCATAACGGATAATACCGTATCTGGACTTTCTACCAAAGAAGAAAGCATTTACAAGTTAATAGCAAGCCGGATACTCGAAACATTTTCCGCACCCTGCGTAAAAGAAGTAACCACGCTGAAAGCTCGTTCGAGAGAGTTTCAGTTCTCATCTCGCGGTGTGGATGTCATCGAAACAGGATGGCGGGGGGTAAACGGGATGTTCGACAATGAAAATTCGGAAGAACCGGAAATTTCCTTACCATACGTGGAAAAGGGAGAAAAACACGCGGTGCAATCCGCGCAGCTTTTGGAAAAACAGACTAAGCCGAAACCTTTGCATACCGAAGCGAGTCTGCTCTCCGCTATGGAACATGCGGGAAAAGAGCTTGAAAACGAAGACGAGCGCAAAGCCATTAGAGAGAGCGGTATCGGAACACCTGCCACCCGTGCGTCCATTATCGAAACGCTGTTTTCGAGAGATTACATCGAACGGCGGAAAAAATCGCTTGTTCCCACTGCCAAAGGGTTGAAAGTTTATGAAGCGGTAAAAGAGAAACGCATCGCGGATGTAGCGATGACGGGAATGTGGGAAAACACGCTTTTAAAGATAGAAAACGGCGAAATTCCTTTCGAGACATTCGATAAAAGTATTGCCATTTATTCCAAACAGATTACCGAAGAGTTGCTGGCAATGGATTTCCCGAAAGATGAAAAAGAACGGACAGTTTGCCCGAAATGCCAAAAAGCAGCTGTAAAACTGTTTGAAAAAGTTGCCAAATGTAGTGACGAAACTTGCGGTTGGCTCTTGTTCCGGAATATTTGCGGTAAAACGCTTTCGGAAAAAGATATAAAAGCTATTCTAACAAATAAAAAATCTTCTTTATTGAAAGGACTAAAAAGCAAGGCGGAAAAAACGTTTGACGCCTATATCGTGCTGAAAGATGACGGAAGCACGGAGTTCGAGTTTCCGACAAGACCGTCCCCCACCCCGCGTAAGAGAGGATAA